A stretch of the Massilia varians genome encodes the following:
- a CDS encoding aspartate aminotransferase family protein, giving the protein MTTNTPLASLRVATPDARETYDTQELQRLDSAHFLHPFTDHAALRERGARVIVRADDVYLWDSEGRKIIDGMAGLWCVNAGYGRASIADAVHAQMLQLPFYNSFFNTTNVPAVKLAALLARLTPPQFQHVFFTGSGSEANDTIVRMVRRYWQLLGEPERDIIVSRRNAYHGSTMAGASLGGMAGMHAQGGLPIPGIVHIGQPSYAEHGRGMSEAAFGLLAAGWLEEKILEAGPERVAAFIGEPVQGAGGVIIPPSTYWPEIQRICDKYDILLVSDEVICGFGRLGTWFGCELMGFQPDLIAFAKGVTSGYVPLGGVLVGGRVAHVLIEKGGDFNHGFTYSGHPAACAAALENLRIIETEGLVERVALETGPHLGSRFASLAMHPLVGHAETCGMTAGLNLVRRKGATVHDCEAFPAEQAVGMLCRKHMFDNGVIMRAVGDRMIVAPPLSITKEQIDEMVERIGVCLDLTLEEVAARGWMG; this is encoded by the coding sequence ATGACCACCAATACTCCGCTCGCCTCGCTGCGCGTCGCCACGCCCGACGCGCGCGAGACCTATGACACCCAGGAACTGCAGCGCCTCGACAGCGCGCACTTCCTGCACCCCTTCACCGACCACGCCGCGCTGAGGGAGCGCGGCGCGCGCGTGATCGTGCGCGCCGACGACGTCTACCTGTGGGATTCGGAGGGCAGGAAGATCATCGACGGCATGGCCGGCCTGTGGTGCGTGAACGCCGGCTATGGCCGCGCCAGCATCGCCGATGCGGTGCACGCGCAGATGCTCCAGCTGCCTTTCTATAACAGCTTCTTCAACACCACCAACGTGCCCGCTGTGAAGCTGGCGGCGCTGCTGGCGCGCCTGACTCCTCCCCAGTTCCAGCACGTGTTCTTCACCGGCAGCGGCTCGGAAGCGAACGACACCATCGTGCGCATGGTGCGGCGCTACTGGCAGCTGCTTGGTGAGCCGGAGCGCGACATCATCGTCAGCCGCCGCAACGCCTACCACGGCAGTACCATGGCCGGGGCTTCGCTGGGCGGCATGGCCGGCATGCACGCGCAGGGCGGGCTGCCGATCCCCGGCATCGTCCACATCGGCCAGCCCAGCTACGCCGAACACGGGCGCGGCATGAGCGAAGCGGCCTTCGGCCTGCTTGCCGCCGGCTGGCTGGAAGAGAAGATCCTGGAAGCGGGGCCGGAGCGGGTGGCCGCCTTCATCGGCGAGCCGGTGCAGGGCGCGGGCGGCGTGATCATCCCCCCAAGCACCTACTGGCCCGAGATCCAGCGCATCTGCGACAAGTACGACATTCTGCTGGTGTCCGACGAAGTGATCTGCGGCTTCGGGCGCCTGGGCACCTGGTTCGGCTGCGAGCTGATGGGCTTCCAGCCCGACCTGATCGCGTTTGCCAAGGGCGTTACCTCGGGCTACGTGCCGCTCGGCGGGGTGCTCGTCGGTGGGCGGGTGGCGCACGTCCTGATCGAGAAGGGCGGCGACTTCAACCACGGCTTCACCTATTCCGGCCACCCCGCGGCCTGCGCGGCGGCGCTGGAGAACCTGCGCATCATCGAGACCGAAGGCCTGGTCGAGCGCGTCGCGCTGGAGACCGGCCCGCACCTGGGCTCGCGCTTCGCCTCGCTGGCGATGCATCCGCTGGTCGGGCATGCCGAGACCTGCGGCATGACGGCGGGCCTGAACCTGGTGCGGCGCAAGGGGGCCACGGTGCACGACTGCGAGGCCTTCCCGGCGGAGCAGGCGGTGGGCATGCTGTGCCGCAAGCACATGTTCGACAACGGGGTGATCATGCGCGCGGTCGGCGACCGCATGATCGTGGCGCCGCCGCTGTCGATCACGAAGGAGCAGATCGACGAGATGGTGGAGCGGATCGGGGTTTGCCTGGATCTGACGCTGGAGGAAGTCGCGGCGCGGGGCTGGATGGGTTAG
- a CDS encoding glutamine synthetase family protein, which translates to MAIRDNFSYTDMEEWLNAKRVTEIECLVPDLTGVARGKILPRVKFTEDRGMRIPEVVLGMTVTGNTPERDESYNRAIAATDRDMILKADPTTITMVPWAVDPTAQVIHDCYFSDGSLVDYAPRSVLRRVLKLYAERGWKPVVAPELEFYLTAKNIDPNLPLSSPVGRSGRAETSRQVYSIDAVNEFDPLFEDIYDYCELMNLDVDTLIHEIGAGQMEINFLHGDPLGLADKVFYFKRTLREAALKHEMYATFMAKPMADEPGSAMHVHQSVVDLESGRNIFSNPDGSPSSSFRHYIGGLQRYMPSAMAIIAPYVNSYRRIVRHSAAPINLQWGMDNRTVGFRVPVSGAQDRRIENRVIGADANPYLALAVTLACGYLGMLDAVEPGRMVDVSAYDMPVELPQGLSEAITLLRREDRLRDVLGERFIDVYSAVKDLEHQEFMRVISPWEREHLLLHV; encoded by the coding sequence ATGGCAATCCGCGACAATTTTTCTTACACCGACATGGAGGAGTGGCTCAACGCGAAACGGGTCACCGAAATCGAATGCCTGGTCCCCGACCTGACCGGCGTCGCCCGTGGAAAAATCCTCCCGCGCGTGAAGTTCACCGAAGACCGCGGCATGCGCATCCCCGAAGTGGTGCTGGGCATGACCGTCACCGGCAACACCCCGGAGCGCGACGAATCCTATAACCGCGCCATCGCGGCCACCGACCGCGACATGATCCTCAAGGCCGACCCCACCACCATCACCATGGTGCCGTGGGCGGTCGACCCCACCGCCCAGGTCATCCACGACTGCTACTTCTCCGACGGCAGCCTGGTCGACTACGCGCCGCGCAGCGTGCTGCGCCGCGTGCTCAAGCTGTACGCCGAGCGTGGCTGGAAGCCGGTGGTGGCGCCGGAACTCGAGTTCTACCTCACGGCCAAGAACATCGACCCGAATTTGCCGCTGTCCTCGCCGGTGGGCCGCAGCGGCCGCGCCGAGACCAGCCGCCAGGTCTACAGCATCGACGCCGTCAACGAGTTCGACCCGCTGTTCGAGGACATCTACGACTACTGCGAGCTGATGAACCTCGACGTCGACACCCTCATCCACGAGATCGGCGCCGGCCAGATGGAGATCAACTTCCTGCACGGCGATCCGCTCGGCCTGGCCGACAAGGTGTTCTACTTCAAGCGCACCCTGCGCGAGGCCGCGCTCAAGCACGAGATGTACGCCACCTTCATGGCCAAGCCGATGGCCGACGAACCCGGTTCGGCGATGCACGTGCACCAGAGCGTGGTCGACCTTGAGAGCGGCCGCAACATCTTCAGCAACCCCGACGGCTCGCCTTCATCAAGCTTCCGCCACTACATCGGCGGCCTGCAGCGCTACATGCCCTCGGCGATGGCCATCATCGCGCCCTATGTGAACTCCTACCGCCGCATCGTGCGCCACTCGGCCGCGCCGATCAACCTGCAGTGGGGCATGGACAACCGCACCGTGGGCTTCCGCGTGCCGGTGTCCGGCGCCCAGGACCGGCGCATCGAGAACCGCGTGATCGGCGCCGACGCCAACCCCTATCTGGCGCTGGCGGTCACCCTGGCCTGCGGCTACCTGGGCATGCTCGATGCGGTCGAACCGGGCCGGATGGTCGACGTCAGCGCCTACGACATGCCGGTCGAGCTGCCGCAGGGCCTGTCCGAAGCCATCACCCTGCTGCGCCGGGAGGACCGCCTGCGCGACGTGCTGGGCGAGCGCTTCATCGACGTCTATTCCGCGGTGAAGGATCTCGAACACCAGGAATTCATGCGCGTCATCAGCCCGTGGGAGCGCGAACACCTGCTCCTGCACGTCTAG
- a CDS encoding gamma-glutamyl-gamma-aminobutyrate hydrolase family protein encodes MRPIVLVPACTRDFGEHPYHAAQHKYVDAVVLGADCAPMILPSLGASLDLETMLALCDGIMLTGSASNVHPSYYSEEVLDPSLPQDPARDQTTLPLIREAVKRGIPIIAICRGFQEMNVALGGSLHQAVQTVAGKFDHRENPELGMDEQYGDAHNVTLTPGGCLERMLGVPEIPVNSLHGQGVNELAPGLTVEAVAEDGLVEAFSVSTAPGFTLAVQWHPEWRIQHNPYSMKMFGAFGQACREYQQQKQRSGA; translated from the coding sequence ATGCGCCCCATCGTACTCGTCCCCGCATGCACCCGTGATTTCGGCGAACACCCTTATCACGCGGCCCAGCACAAGTATGTCGACGCGGTCGTCCTCGGCGCCGACTGCGCCCCCATGATCCTGCCCTCGCTGGGCGCCTCGCTGGATCTGGAAACCATGCTGGCCCTGTGCGACGGCATCATGCTGACCGGCTCGGCCTCGAACGTCCACCCCAGCTACTACTCCGAGGAAGTGCTCGACCCCTCGCTGCCGCAGGACCCGGCACGCGACCAGACCACGCTGCCCCTGATCCGCGAAGCGGTCAAGCGCGGCATCCCGATCATCGCGATCTGCCGCGGCTTCCAGGAGATGAACGTGGCCCTGGGCGGCAGCCTGCACCAGGCGGTGCAGACGGTGGCCGGCAAGTTCGACCACCGCGAGAATCCCGAGCTCGGCATGGACGAGCAGTACGGCGATGCCCACAACGTCACCCTGACGCCGGGCGGCTGCCTCGAGCGCATGCTGGGCGTGCCGGAGATCCCGGTCAACTCGCTGCACGGGCAGGGCGTCAACGAACTCGCGCCCGGCCTGACGGTCGAAGCGGTAGCGGAGGACGGGCTGGTCGAAGCCTTCTCGGTCTCCACCGCGCCCGGCTTCACGCTGGCGGTGCAATGGCACCCCGAATGGCGCATCCAGCACAACCCGTACTCAATGAAGATGTTCGGCGCCTTCGGCCAGGCCTGCCGCGAATACCAGCAGCAGAAACAACGGAGCGGCGCATGA
- a CDS encoding beta/gamma crystallin-related protein, with protein sequence MKPLLAALALLASMTHAAAGEISLFTDADFRGRPLTLNGPVTNLDAIGFNDRASSAVVRSGTWEICEHKDFGGRCIVLEPGEYRMFEGFNDVASSVRELERGRGRDGYRDRDRRYDEGGWGRRDPRNDERRGAPVELFAARQFGGEGIMLGSDVHTLRSRNFNDRAGSMIIREGDWQLCEHDDYRGRCVVYGPGRYPSLRGLDGMVSSLRRVR encoded by the coding sequence ATGAAACCCCTGCTCGCCGCCCTCGCCCTGCTGGCATCGATGACCCATGCCGCCGCCGGCGAAATCTCGCTGTTCACCGATGCGGACTTCCGCGGCCGCCCGCTGACCCTGAACGGTCCGGTCACGAACCTGGACGCGATCGGATTCAACGACCGCGCCTCCTCGGCCGTCGTGCGCTCGGGCACCTGGGAGATCTGCGAGCACAAGGATTTCGGCGGCCGCTGCATCGTGCTGGAGCCGGGCGAATACCGGATGTTCGAGGGTTTCAACGACGTGGCTTCCTCGGTGCGCGAACTGGAGCGCGGACGCGGACGCGATGGCTACCGCGACCGCGACCGGCGCTACGACGAGGGCGGCTGGGGACGGCGCGATCCGCGCAACGACGAGCGCCGCGGTGCGCCTGTCGAGCTGTTCGCCGCTCGCCAGTTCGGCGGCGAGGGCATCATGCTGGGAAGCGATGTGCACACCCTGCGTTCACGCAATTTCAACGACCGCGCGGGCTCGATGATCATCCGCGAAGGCGACTGGCAGCTCTGCGAGCATGACGACTACCGTGGGCGCTGCGTCGTCTACGGACCGGGCCGTTATCCGTCGCTGCGCGGCCTGGACGGCATGGTGTCGTCGTTGCGCAGGGTGCGCTGA
- a CDS encoding MCP four helix bundle domain-containing protein: protein MKNLSIGQRLALGFGAVLAILLAVLAAGLHNMSTMNTLIEEGVQGNNVRLEKANAMRDAQRRISYNMRDLILATDDAK from the coding sequence ATGAAGAATCTGTCTATCGGCCAGCGCCTTGCGCTCGGCTTTGGCGCCGTCCTTGCCATCCTCCTCGCTGTCCTCGCGGCCGGCCTCCACAACATGTCCACCATGAATACCCTGATCGAGGAGGGCGTCCAGGGCAATAACGTGCGCCTCGAGAAGGCCAACGCCATGCGCGATGCGCAGCGCCGCATCTCGTACAACATGCGCGACCTGATCCTGGCGACCGACGACGCAAAATAA
- a CDS encoding NAD-dependent succinate-semialdehyde dehydrogenase, protein MAHLNDPSLLRQQAYVGGEWRDADDGASIEVANPATGELLGRVPRMGAQETRRAIQAADAAWPAWRRKTAKERAAILRRWYGLMMDNADDLARLMTLEQGKPLSESTGEIAYAASFFEWFGEQAKRIAGDTLEPPARNLRLLVTKEPIGVCAAITPWNFPAAMIARKVAPALAAGCPIVLKPAELTPFSALALAELGERAGVPKGVFSVVTGEAKAIGGEMCANPVVRKLSFTGSTQVGRLLMEQCAPTLKKLSLELGGNASFIVFDDADLDAAVEGALASKYRNTGQTCVCANRIYVQDGIYEAFAQKFTQAVQGLKVGNGLDEGVTQGPLIEEKAVAKVEQHIEDALSKGATLLLGGRRHQLGRSFFQPTVLGDVTENMRIAGEETFGPVAPLFRFKTEEEVIRLANASEYGLASYFYARDVARVFRVAEQIETGMVGVNTGLISNEIAPFGGVKQSGMGREGSVYGMDDYLVIKYICLGGM, encoded by the coding sequence ATGGCACACCTGAACGACCCTTCCCTGCTGCGCCAGCAGGCCTATGTGGGCGGCGAATGGCGCGACGCCGACGATGGCGCAAGCATCGAGGTGGCCAACCCGGCCACCGGCGAACTGCTGGGCCGCGTGCCGCGCATGGGCGCGCAGGAGACGCGCCGCGCGATCCAGGCCGCCGATGCCGCCTGGCCGGCATGGCGCCGCAAGACCGCCAAGGAACGCGCCGCCATCCTGCGCCGCTGGTACGGGCTCATGATGGACAACGCCGACGACCTGGCGCGCCTGATGACGCTCGAACAGGGCAAGCCGCTGTCCGAATCGACAGGCGAGATCGCCTATGCGGCCTCGTTCTTCGAATGGTTCGGCGAACAGGCCAAGCGCATCGCCGGCGACACCCTGGAGCCGCCGGCGCGCAATCTGCGCCTCCTGGTGACCAAGGAGCCGATCGGCGTGTGCGCGGCCATCACGCCCTGGAACTTCCCGGCCGCGATGATCGCCCGCAAGGTCGCCCCGGCGCTCGCCGCCGGCTGCCCGATCGTGCTCAAGCCCGCCGAGCTGACGCCCTTCTCGGCGCTGGCGCTGGCCGAACTGGGCGAGCGCGCGGGCGTGCCCAAGGGCGTCTTTTCGGTGGTGACGGGCGAGGCCAAGGCCATCGGCGGCGAGATGTGCGCCAACCCGGTCGTGCGCAAGCTGAGCTTCACCGGTTCGACCCAGGTCGGGCGGCTCCTGATGGAGCAATGCGCGCCCACGCTCAAGAAGCTGTCGCTGGAACTGGGCGGCAATGCCTCCTTCATCGTGTTCGACGATGCCGACCTGGACGCCGCGGTCGAGGGTGCGCTCGCATCGAAATACCGCAACACCGGCCAGACCTGCGTGTGCGCCAACCGCATCTACGTGCAGGACGGGATCTACGAAGCCTTCGCACAAAAATTCACGCAGGCGGTGCAAGGGCTCAAGGTGGGCAACGGGCTCGACGAGGGCGTGACGCAGGGGCCGCTGATCGAGGAAAAGGCGGTGGCGAAGGTCGAGCAGCACATCGAGGACGCGTTGTCGAAAGGGGCGACGCTGCTGCTGGGCGGCCGGCGTCACCAGCTAGGACGCAGCTTCTTCCAGCCGACCGTGCTGGGCGACGTGACGGAGAACATGCGCATCGCGGGCGAGGAAACCTTCGGGCCGGTGGCGCCGCTGTTCCGGTTCAAGACGGAAGAGGAAGTGATCCGGCTTGCCAACGCCTCCGAATACGGCCTGGCGTCCTACTTCTATGCGCGCGACGTGGCGCGCGTGTTCCGGGTGGCGGAGCAGATCGAGACCGGCATGGTGGGCGTGAATACCGGCCTGATCTCGAACGAGATCGCGCCCTTCGGCGGCGTGAAGCAGTCGGGGATGGGGCGCGAAGGCTCGGTCTACGGCATGGACGACTACCTGGTCATCAAGTACATCTGCCTGGGCGGGATGTGA
- a CDS encoding nucleotide pyrophosphohydrolase: MTNAADSDLIQLRALVRSFVDERDWDQFHTPKNLASALSVEAAELLEHFQWLQHGRLDELGPDKAREVRHEMADVLVYLVRLADKLDVDLFAAVQEKMVLNREKYPAEQVRGDARKYHEYKK, encoded by the coding sequence GTGACGAACGCCGCGGACAGTGACCTCATCCAGCTGCGCGCGCTGGTGCGCAGCTTCGTGGACGAGCGCGACTGGGACCAGTTTCACACGCCCAAGAACCTGGCCTCGGCCCTGAGCGTCGAAGCGGCCGAGCTGCTGGAGCATTTCCAGTGGCTGCAGCATGGCCGGCTCGACGAACTCGGCCCGGACAAGGCGCGTGAAGTGCGCCACGAGATGGCCGACGTGCTGGTGTATCTCGTGCGCCTGGCCGACAAGCTCGACGTCGACCTGTTCGCGGCGGTGCAGGAAAAGATGGTGCTCAACCGGGAGAAATACCCGGCCGAGCAGGTGCGCGGGGATGCGCGCAAATATCACGAGTACAAGAAGTAA
- the can gene encoding carbonate dehydratase — MDNNTTGVSAEELFARNRKWAASMVAQDPNFFKALSEQQAPEYLWIGCSDSRVPANELLGMLPGELFVHRNIANVVAHSDLNCLSVLQFAIDVLKVKHIILCGHYGCSGVGAALTGTRVGMADNWLGHVRDVREKHGKYLGNVVGRAAVNRLVELNVAEQVINVAQTTIVRDAWERGQPLTIHSWVYGVHDGLLRDLGITVSSFDEIAPKLQRVLTGYLDGDQVRDERRGQ; from the coding sequence ATGGATAACAACACGACGGGCGTGAGCGCCGAAGAGCTCTTTGCACGCAACCGCAAATGGGCCGCCTCGATGGTGGCGCAAGACCCGAACTTCTTCAAGGCGCTGTCGGAACAGCAGGCGCCGGAATACCTGTGGATCGGCTGCTCCGACAGCCGCGTGCCCGCCAACGAGCTGCTGGGCATGCTGCCGGGCGAGCTGTTCGTGCACCGCAACATCGCCAACGTGGTCGCACATTCCGACCTGAATTGCCTGAGCGTGTTGCAGTTCGCGATCGACGTGCTGAAGGTGAAGCACATCATCCTGTGCGGCCACTACGGCTGCTCGGGCGTCGGCGCGGCGCTCACCGGCACCCGTGTGGGCATGGCCGACAACTGGCTGGGCCACGTGCGCGACGTGCGCGAGAAGCACGGCAAGTACCTCGGCAACGTGGTCGGCCGCGCCGCCGTCAACCGCCTGGTGGAACTGAACGTGGCCGAGCAGGTGATCAACGTGGCCCAGACCACCATCGTGCGCGATGCCTGGGAACGCGGCCAGCCGCTGACCATCCACAGCTGGGTCTACGGCGTGCACGACGGCCTGCTGCGCGACCTCGGCATCACGGTCAGCAGCTTTGATGAGATCGCGCCCAAGCTGCAGCGCGTCCTCACCGGCTACCTCGATGGAGACCAGGTGCGTGACGAACGCCGCGGACAGTGA
- the dnaJ gene encoding molecular chaperone DnaJ, with translation MAKRDFYEILGVAKNASEDDIKKAYRKLAMKYHPDRNPDNKEAEEKFKEVKEAYEMLTNPEKREAYDRYGHAGVDPNMGGGGGFGAGGFGDAFGDIFGDIFGGGGRGRSSGPQVYRGADLRYNLEITLEQAAHGYETTIRVPSWDKCDTCHGSGAKPGTQPVTCTTCSGHGQVRMQQGFFSIQQTCPKCHGSGKIIPEPCAACGGAGRIKRNKTLEVKIPAGIDNGMRIRSTGNGEPGTNGGPAGDLYVEIHIKPHPVFQREGDDLHCEMPISFAKAALGGEIEVPTLTGKVSFTVPEGTQTGKTFRLKGKGVKGVRSGYTGDLFCHVVVETPVKLTDKQKELLREFERSTTEGGAKHSPQSKGWMDKVKDFFE, from the coding sequence ATGGCAAAGCGTGATTTTTACGAGATCCTCGGGGTCGCCAAGAACGCGTCGGAAGACGACATCAAGAAGGCCTATCGCAAGCTTGCGATGAAATACCACCCTGACCGCAACCCCGACAACAAGGAAGCGGAAGAGAAGTTCAAGGAGGTCAAGGAAGCCTACGAGATGCTGACCAATCCGGAGAAGCGCGAGGCCTATGACCGTTACGGTCATGCCGGCGTCGATCCGAACATGGGCGGCGGCGGCGGTTTCGGCGCCGGCGGCTTCGGCGATGCCTTCGGCGACATCTTCGGCGACATCTTCGGCGGCGGCGGCCGCGGCCGCAGCTCGGGCCCGCAGGTGTACCGCGGCGCCGACCTGCGCTACAACCTCGAGATCACCCTGGAGCAGGCGGCGCACGGCTACGAGACCACCATCCGCGTGCCGAGCTGGGACAAGTGCGACACCTGCCATGGCAGCGGCGCCAAGCCGGGCACCCAGCCGGTGACCTGCACCACCTGCTCGGGCCACGGCCAGGTGCGCATGCAGCAGGGCTTCTTCAGCATCCAGCAGACCTGCCCGAAGTGCCACGGCAGCGGCAAGATCATCCCGGAACCCTGCGCGGCCTGCGGCGGCGCCGGACGCATCAAGCGCAACAAGACCCTGGAAGTGAAGATCCCGGCCGGCATCGACAACGGCATGCGCATCCGCTCGACCGGCAACGGCGAGCCGGGCACGAACGGCGGACCGGCGGGCGACCTGTACGTCGAGATCCACATCAAGCCGCACCCGGTGTTCCAGCGCGAAGGCGACGACCTGCATTGCGAGATGCCGATCTCCTTCGCCAAGGCGGCGCTGGGCGGCGAGATCGAAGTGCCTACCCTCACCGGCAAGGTGTCGTTCACGGTGCCCGAAGGCACCCAGACCGGCAAGACCTTCCGCCTCAAGGGCAAGGGCGTCAAGGGTGTGCGTTCGGGCTACACTGGCGACCTGTTCTGCCACGTGGTCGTCGAGACCCCGGTCAAGCTGACCGACAAGCAGAAGGAACTGCTGCGCGAGTTCGAGCGCTCGACCACCGAGGGGGGGGCCAAGCACAGCCCGCAGAGCAAGGGTTGGATGGACAAGGTCAAGGACTTCTTCGAGTAA
- the dnaK gene encoding molecular chaperone DnaK, which yields MGKIIGIDLGTTNSCVAIMENGQPKVIENAEGARTTPSIIAYQEDGEILVGAPAKRQAVTNPKNTLFAVKRLIGRKFQEKEVQKDISLMPYQILAADNGDAWVGVRDKKLAPPQISAEVLRKMKKTAEDYLGEEVTEAVITVPAYFNDSQRQATKDAGRIAGLDVKRIINEPTAAALAFGLDKTDKGDRKIAVYDLGGGTFDVSIIEIADVDGEKQFEVLSTNGDTFLGGEDFDQRVIDYIIDEFKKINGLDLSKDPIALQRIKASAERAKIELSSAQQTEINEPYIAMANGAPVHLNLKITRAKLEALVEELVARTIEPCRTAIKDAGIKVSDIDDIILVGGMTRMPKVQEKVKEFFGKDPRKDVNPDEAVAVGAAIQGSVLSGERKDLLLLDVTPLSLGIETLGGVMTKMIHKNTTIPTKFSQVFSTADDNQPAVTIKVYQGEREIAAGNKSLGEFNLEGIPPAARGTPQIEVTFDIDANGILHVGAKDKATGKENKITIKANSGLSEDEIQKMVKDAELNAEEDKKVKELAEARNQGDALVHSTKKSLTEYGDKLEAGEKEKIEAAIADLEGAIKSGDKADIDAKTAALSSASQKLGEKMYADMQAQQAGAAGAGGAQADGGEQQPQQDDVVDADFKEVKDAK from the coding sequence ATGGGCAAGATCATCGGTATTGACCTGGGAACCACCAACTCCTGCGTCGCCATCATGGAAAATGGCCAGCCGAAAGTCATCGAAAACGCGGAAGGCGCGCGCACCACGCCGTCGATCATCGCTTACCAGGAAGACGGCGAGATCCTGGTCGGCGCGCCGGCCAAGCGCCAGGCTGTGACCAACCCGAAGAACACCCTGTTCGCGGTCAAGCGCCTGATCGGCCGCAAGTTCCAGGAAAAGGAAGTCCAGAAGGACATCTCGCTGATGCCTTACCAGATCCTGGCCGCCGACAACGGCGACGCCTGGGTCGGCGTGCGCGACAAGAAGCTGGCGCCGCCGCAGATCTCGGCTGAAGTCCTGCGCAAGATGAAGAAGACTGCCGAAGACTACCTCGGCGAAGAAGTGACCGAAGCCGTCATCACGGTGCCGGCCTACTTCAACGACTCGCAGCGCCAGGCGACCAAGGACGCCGGCCGCATCGCGGGCCTGGACGTCAAGCGCATCATCAACGAGCCGACCGCGGCCGCGCTGGCATTCGGCCTGGACAAGACCGACAAGGGCGACCGCAAGATCGCCGTGTACGACCTCGGCGGCGGCACCTTCGACGTCTCGATCATCGAGATCGCCGACGTCGACGGCGAGAAGCAGTTCGAAGTGCTGTCGACCAACGGCGACACCTTCCTGGGCGGCGAAGACTTCGACCAGCGCGTGATCGACTACATCATCGACGAGTTCAAGAAGATCAACGGCCTCGACCTGTCGAAAGACCCGATCGCCCTGCAGCGCATCAAGGCCTCGGCCGAGCGCGCCAAGATCGAACTGTCGTCGGCGCAGCAGACCGAGATCAACGAGCCCTACATCGCCATGGCGAACGGCGCGCCGGTCCACCTGAACCTGAAGATCACCCGCGCCAAGCTGGAAGCCCTGGTCGAGGAACTGGTCGCCCGCACCATCGAGCCGTGCCGCACCGCGATCAAGGACGCCGGCATCAAGGTCTCGGACATCGACGACATCATCCTGGTCGGCGGCATGACCCGCATGCCGAAGGTGCAGGAAAAGGTCAAGGAGTTCTTCGGCAAGGATCCGCGCAAGGACGTCAACCCGGACGAGGCCGTCGCCGTCGGCGCCGCCATCCAGGGCTCGGTCCTGTCGGGCGAGCGCAAGGACCTGCTGCTGCTGGACGTGACCCCGCTGTCGCTGGGCATCGAGACCCTGGGCGGCGTGATGACCAAGATGATCCACAAGAACACCACGATTCCGACCAAGTTCTCGCAGGTGTTCTCGACCGCCGACGACAACCAGCCGGCCGTGACCATCAAGGTCTACCAGGGCGAGCGTGAAATCGCAGCGGGCAACAAGAGCCTGGGCGAGTTCAACCTCGAAGGCATCCCGCCGGCAGCGCGCGGCACCCCGCAGATCGAAGTGACCTTCGACATCGACGCCAACGGCATCCTGCACGTGGGCGCCAAGGACAAGGCCACCGGCAAGGAAAACAAGATCACCATCAAGGCCAACTCGGGCCTGTCGGAAGACGAAATCCAGAAGATGGTGAAGGACGCCGAGCTGAACGCGGAAGAAGACAAGAAGGTCAAGGAACTGGCCGAAGCCCGCAACCAGGGCGACGCGCTGGTGCACTCGACCAAGAAGTCCCTGACCGAATACGGCGACAAGCTGGAAGCCGGCGAGAAGGAAAAGATCGAAGCGGCGATCGCCGACCTGGAAGGCGCGATCAAGAGCGGCGACAAGGCGGACATCGACGCCAAGACCGCGGCCCTGTCGAGCGCCTCGCAGAAGCTGGGCGAGAAGATGTACGCCGACATGCAGGCGCAGCAGGCTGGCGCGGCAGGCGCGGGCGGTGCCCAGGCCGATGGCGGCGAACAGCAGCCGCAGCAGGACGACGTCGTGGATGCCGACTTCAAGGAAGTGAAAGACGCGAAGTAA
- the grpE gene encoding nucleotide exchange factor GrpE yields the protein MQDQENQELSQQGNGAAPQPADAATAAAANEAAQASAGQAGVPPSADTSAQSELEAQLSATEAKLAEMHDAFMRAKADAENIRRRAQEDVSKAHKFAIESFAEAMVPVRDSLEMALKVESQTVEAIREGVEMTLKQLTAAFEKNRLVEVMPAAGEKLDPNKHQAVAVVPSEQEANTVVAVLQKGYMIADRLLRPAIVTAAAPK from the coding sequence ATGCAAGACCAAGAAAACCAAGAGCTGTCCCAACAGGGCAACGGCGCCGCGCCGCAGCCGGCTGATGCCGCTACCGCCGCCGCCGCAAACGAGGCGGCCCAGGCCAGCGCCGGCCAGGCTGGTGTGCCGCCAAGCGCCGACACCTCGGCGCAGTCCGAACTGGAAGCCCAGCTCAGCGCCACCGAAGCCAAGCTGGCCGAGATGCACGACGCCTTCATGCGTGCCAAGGCCGACGCGGAAAACATCCGCCGCCGCGCCCAGGAAGACGTCAGCAAGGCCCATAAATTCGCCATCGAAAGCTTCGCCGAGGCCATGGTGCCGGTGCGCGACAGCCTGGAAATGGCGCTGAAGGTCGAGTCGCAGACCGTCGAAGCGATCCGCGAAGGCGTCGAGATGACGCTCAAGCAGCTGACCGCCGCGTTCGAGAAGAACCGCCTGGTCGAAGTGATGCCGGCGGCGGGCGAGAAGCTCGACCCGAACAAGCACCAGGCCGTGGCCGTGGTGCCGTCCGAGCAGGAAGCCAATACCGTGGTCGCCGTGCTGCAGAAGGGCTACATGATCGCCGACCGCCTGCTGCGTCCGGCCATCGTGACGGCGGCGGCGCCGAAGTAA